One window of the Clostridiales bacterium genome contains the following:
- a CDS encoding type II CAAX endopeptidase family protein gives MYKKNIYPGVRQSISLVVICLLLQVVAGGVIGIFLQFSSAPSRNISPLVFISSTACTLFTAAFGIYRSKVSIKRYFSLKSQNRFTILLCIAFFLGTYFLVFILSGFMQSLFHFNDNLGEIYISGFGDCLSILAIVVIAPIFEETLFRGVILRGLLKNYGVLKALIVTSVLFGILHFNIAQLITASILGLMLGFIFIKTGSLILCILFHALNNGLSIIIYELSSKYKSMFSSAYIIIIPVLLIAAGTVSLYFLIRKPDNISDIIEERNAFLSYEESMNIEYADMPAILYRHSGMGISSFAIFLVSGLIDMSCIAYLTVPSFNAIQAPNMNTTMFIANSFILTRFLNLIGLGLGIASLIQKYRKKTFPILGTVLNSFAILFSITLLLTGIIAKIRTYQCL, from the coding sequence TTGTATAAAAAGAATATTTATCCTGGAGTACGCCAGTCCATATCTTTGGTTGTAATATGCCTTTTACTGCAGGTTGTTGCAGGCGGAGTCATAGGAATTTTTTTGCAGTTTTCATCGGCGCCTTCGCGGAACATAAGCCCTTTGGTTTTTATTTCTTCAACTGCATGCACTTTATTTACCGCAGCCTTTGGAATATACAGAAGCAAAGTGAGCATAAAAAGATATTTTTCACTTAAGTCTCAGAATAGATTTACCATCCTGCTTTGCATCGCTTTTTTTCTTGGAACCTATTTTTTAGTTTTTATATTAAGCGGCTTTATGCAGAGTTTATTTCATTTCAACGATAATTTGGGCGAAATATACATCTCCGGATTCGGCGACTGCCTTTCAATACTGGCTATTGTTGTAATCGCCCCCATTTTTGAGGAAACGCTATTCAGAGGAGTAATATTAAGGGGATTGCTGAAAAACTATGGCGTTTTAAAGGCTCTGATCGTCACGTCGGTTCTGTTCGGCATTCTTCATTTTAATATCGCTCAGCTAATAACGGCGTCGATTCTCGGCTTAATGCTCGGGTTTATATTCATAAAGACTGGCTCATTGATATTATGCATATTATTTCATGCCTTGAACAACGGCCTTTCGATCATTATATATGAACTTTCATCAAAATATAAAAGCATGTTCTCAAGCGCCTATATTATTATCATACCTGTTTTATTGATCGCTGCTGGAACGGTTTCTTTATATTTCCTGATAAGAAAACCCGATAATATTTCAGATATAATTGAAGAGCGGAATGCATTTTTATCCTATGAGGAAAGCATGAACATAGAGTATGCGGATATGCCGGCTATTTTGTACAGGCATTCGGGCATGGGTATATCCTCATTTGCCATCTTCCTTGTTTCAGGATTGATAGATATGTCTTGCATTGCATATTTAACAGTTCCATCATTTAACGCAATACAAGCACCAAATATGAATACTACAATGTTCATCGCCAATTCATTCATACTCACAAGATTTTTGAACTTAATCGGGCTAGGCCTTGGGATCGCAAGTTTGATTCAAAAGTACCGCAAAAAGACTTTCCCGATACTCGGAACCGTATTGAACTCCTTCGCCATATTATTTTCCATAACTTTACTTTTAACCGGTATTATCGC